GCGGCGATGTCCAGCAGTGAATGAACGGCTGGGATGGTCCTGAAGAATAGCATCGATGGTTGGTCTCGCTTCCCCCGCTGATCCCTTCGGGCGTTCGCGAGCCGTGGCCGGGCTTATTCCCCGTACACGGCAGAATCGGCAATCCCGCCAGTTTCGCTAGAGCCGGTCGTCCGATGCAGTCGAGCGCGGTTGTGCGACGATGAATGCACTGAAGGAATCGGCATGCTTCGATTTTGCGTGCGCAGAGAATCGACAAATCAGTCGCGTTACGCTCGGCAACGAAGAAGGTGATCCATGTGGCGATCGGTATTCTTGGCGATAGGCATATTTATGGCGGTGATGGGCACCGAGTCGCTCGTGATCGATAGCGCGACGCTCAATAGCCACGGCGACACGAGCGTTGGGAGCCGCGACGTCGTTCCGCCGGAATGGGTGCCGTGGAGCTTGATCTCGGGCGGCGCCGTGACGATTCTCTACTCGATCACGATTCCGCAAAAGCTAAAGGGCTGAGATGCTGCCGGCCTGCGTCCAGAGCGCCACTGCCAGCGTAGCCTGCCAATGGTGGCGCCGTGCGGAAGTTTGGCACTGGCAGACCGGGCTTGCCAGTGGCACACATCGCGATCGCACCGGCTGCCAAAACCAGGGATTTGTTCCGGAACGGATCCTCAGTTCTTTGCTGCTTCGGCCGCCTTTTCTTTGGCGGCCTTTTTGAGCGTGTCGGAGACGAGCACTCCCTGGCTGTAGTATTGATCGCGGATCAACTTGCCGTTGGGGTCGAGTTCGGCCCAACGGCCGTTGCGAGCCCCCTTCGAATAGCAGTTGAGCGCCCATTGCTTGCCGTCGTCGTAGTAGAACCACACGGGGCCATCGAGCTGATCGTCTTTGTACGTTCCTTTGCTTTTCACCTGGCCATTCTCGTACCACTCGGCCCAGGGGCCTTGGCGGAGGCCGTCGCGCGCCATCGCCTCGACGTTCTTCTTCCCGCTCTTTTCGTAGAACGTGGCCTGCACTCCGTTGATCCGCCCGTGTTCGTAGTTGGAGATCATCGACACGACCGGACGATCGGGTGAGTCGTACCATTGCGTCAGCGTTCCTTGAATTTCGCCATCGAGATAGGTCGCTTCGCTGCGCTTGACGCCATCGTCGTACCACTGCGTCACCGTGCCTTCGAGCATGCCATTGTGGTAGCGCGACTGAAGTTGCGGCTGGCCATTGGGAAACCACTGCCGCACCTGGCCGTTTTTTTGGCCGGCATGATATTCGATTTCCGAAGCAAGTCGGCCGTTTTCATGCCACGTTCGCTGCAAGCCCTCTTCCTGCCCGTGAAGATAATTCGTGACGGCTAATGGCTTGCCGTCGGAATTCCAAATCCGCACCTTTCCGTTGAGTTCGTCGGCGACGTAATCGGCTTCGAGGGTTTTCGTGCCTTGGGCACCCCATTCGATTTTCTTGCCGTCGCGGTGGCCGGTCTTATAGTCGATTTGTTGAAGTTTATCGCCGCCGGGCAGGTAGTGTAGCTCGGTGCCGTTTTTTTCCCCCTTGCGATAAACGCCTTGGGCCCTGAGCTTGTGGCCGGAATACCATTCGTACCACGGGCCGTCGAGTTGGTCGTCGGCGTAGTGGTATTTCGAGGATTCGCTGCCGTCGGAGTAGTAGTGGATCTCCCATCCGTCGCGGATTTGATTGCCGTGGCCGTCGTCCCGCACTTCGCGGCGCATGCGAAGCGTTCCGCTTTCATCGCGCTGCTCGACCGCTTTGGAATCGCCAAACGCCAACCCGACCAACGCCACCGACAGCAGTTGCAGGATCCAATGCATGAATGCACGCGACTCGAGGAGGGTTCGGCAGAGATGAGAAAGAGGCGACGAAAACGCCGCTCCCTTCCATGATAAACCGACAATCGCCATTCGGGAAGGAAATGACGCGGCGAAACGGGCGATTGTGCGGGTTGAGACCGCCGGAAAGTCGAGAAAGTTGGTGCGGATGGCAGCAGCGGAAAGATTTGGCCGATGCGGCGAAGCGGCAGGACAGGAGCGTGGTTGAGGATTGCCGGCTTTTCTCCAGGGAAGGCCGGGAACACGGGACGCGAGTGGGCGGCGAGGCGGTGGGCCCTTCCCTGAGCTTCGCGATGGGCAAATATGGCGGCGGCTATTCCGCGAGTCACCTAGAAAACGCCCAGGACATGCGGCCACCAGCCTTCGGAATGGCATTGGGCAGCGGCCCGGGCAATCGCCGGCAGCCACATCCAGATGGCCATTCGCCGCAATTCATGCGCCAGCGAACTCACGTCGATGTGGATGTTTTCCGGAGTTTGAAACAACCGAAACCGCGGCCAGAGCATCGGCACAACTTGGCAATAGCGCTCGTATTGCATGCCGAACTTTTCACGCAATTTGCGCTCTTCGGCAGGAATCGCCAACGAAAAATAAACGGTCGCCGCCACGGCAAATCCAACGAGACACGTCACGCTGCCGAGGAAGCAAGCCAGCGAAATGCAAAACAGCAGAGTGCCCAACTGCAGCGGATGACGGCAAATCGAATACGGGCCGCGAACGGCAAGCTGAGGCGGGTTCCCCTCCATGCGGTAGAGCGCGGTCCACCATCGCATCGCCCCACCCAATACAAAAATCAACCAGCCGACCATATCGACTTTGAATTCATTCCAACTTCCCATCGATACCAGCGGGCTGGAAAACAACGTCAGCGCCAGCGACGCGACAACCAAACCCAAGCACAACCAGGGCTGAAGGCGGAAGCGCAATGGATGGTTACGCGAAATGTTGATTGTGGTCATGCGAGGCAGGAGTCTCGGGGTCTGGGATCAAGGGCCAAAAAACAGTGGAAGTAAGAGTTGCGGAGCCAGAGCCGCGAAACAGGGGAACAGCGGTCGTGGTTCAGGGTACAAGCGTTAGCTTCATACGGTCGTCTCTGTCTGCCGGCCCCTGGTCCCTGGCCCCTGAATCTACCTCATACAGGGTGTAGTGCCGCGATCGTTGAAGCCAATTGAAATAGTTGTAGTTTTCCACCCACTGCGGATAACTGCGATACACAGGTTCCGCTTGCGGCACGATCAGGTCTTGCTCCGGCGTCTTCCGCACCCGGTCAGTGATCAGCAAAAACTTTCGCGGGCCGACACGCATCAGCGCCGCCAGTTCGTCGTAGCCATCCAAACGTTTGAGTTGAAAACCTGGCGGGCGGTAAAAAAACATGTCGACGCCGACATTCGAATATAGGCTTTTGGAGCTTTTTCCCAGAATGTAGGCGTAGCAATTCTTGGAATAATGATCGTAGATGATCTTCTGCAACAAGACGCTCGGCTGCCGCGTCGAGAACCCCATTGCCGCCAGTGCGACGACGTTCGATGCATACAGGGCCGTGGCCCATCGCGATCGCCGCCGTCGCCAAAGCCACGCCAGCCCTTGGGCGTATCGCCGCCCGCCGAGCCGCGGCTCCGGCGCAAGGCCGACGACGATCGCCATCGCGCCCACTTGGGCTATCGGGAACAAGAACCTGACTTCCTTGTGCGCCACCACACTGTGGGCCAGGAAAAATGCAAACGTCGCCCAGGAAAGAATATGCCCCGGATACCGCCACCATGTGGCAATCATCGCCACCGTCCACAGGAGCGTCGTCGCCACCATCGGGCCGCTATTCACGCCCACCAAGTACCACCACGCCGGACTTGTTCCAAATCGATTCGCGATGCCCAGCAGGATGTTCGTGCGGAAGTAGTTCCACGGGGCGATGACAAAATGGCTGTATCCCCAACAATCCGTGGCCGTGCCCGCTGCGATGGCCAGGAACACGCCGCACGATAGCAGTGCCAGTGTTCGGATTTTTCGCCCCCGGTTTTCACCGGAAAAACAACACAGCCAGCCGCACACGCCCATCACCGCAAACGCAATCTGATAGCGGCATTCAAACGCCAAGCCGAAACAAATTCCCGAAGCGAGCGCCACAATCGGCGGCACTTCGCCGGGTGCCACTGCCGGTTCGTCCAGCCGTGATCGCACCGCGGACTCGCTCACCGTCGGACAAGTCGCTGGCACCCGGAAGATGCGGCGGATCGCACCGCTAATGCTCGCTCCAGCCGCGGGCATGCCGGAGCCAAGCCTTAATGCTGGCAATGACGAGCCCAACACCAACGTTGCAAAGCCAAGCGAAAAAAAATTGCCCGACATCGCTTCCGACGAAGTGCGGCCCGCCAGATATGGCAAGATGAATAATCCCGCCAGCACGATCACCATCGGCCGCCGGCGACGATCGTCCGGGCAAAACACGTTGGCCGTGAGCATCAGCGACACGATGGCGGCCCAGGCGCATAGCCCGCTCAGCGCTCGAAACACTTCGGCCAGCGTGAAGGGGTTGTCGATGCCAAGCTGTTCCAGGCCGCGAGCGGCGACATAGTACATTGCCGGCTGAAGCCAGGGACGCATTTCGGCCCGATATTCCCACGCCAGGGCTTCGCGGGGAGTCTTGCCCAGCTTGTAGCTGACGAACTCGGTGACCTGATAGTATTCGTCGAACTGATAGAAGTCGTAGCTAAAGTGGCAAACAACGGCAATCAGCAGAAAGCTGACGACGCTCCACCGATTGACGAACCTCCGCCAACCGGGATCGGCATGCAGTCCGCTATTGAGCTGGAGATTTTGCCGGAGAGACATTGAGGACGACGGGCGAGTGGATACGGGCGACGGGACGAGTGCTCCCTCCATCACCGTTTGCCATATTGGATGACTGCGAATGGTGAGCGGCGGGGCCCTAGCCGCCGGTCGAATGCGGCGCAACAGCCGAATGACCGGCGGCTAGCGCCTTGCCGCTCACGAGACGTGGAGCCCGCCAAGTTTGCCGTGATGGGCCACGAGGCGGCCGCGCGGTAAGGGGTGTGTACCGGCCCAAGCGGCATCGCGTCAAGAGAAGAATCCTCGCGACGAAAGCCGGAACACCGGGGAAGGCCGGAAGAATGTTGTCCAGGCAATCTTTCGAGCCCGAGCTTACAATGTCGGTCATCGCAGCAGCCTCTTTTTTCACAAGCGGTAGCATGGCATCCGACGGCAATTCGGTTTTGGTAACTGGCGGAGCCGGATTCATCGGGAGCCATCTCGTCGAGGCACTATTGGCGCGCGGCGACCGTGTCGTCGTGATCGACGACCTTTCAACCGGCGACTGGGCTAATCTGTCGGCGGTGGCCGATCATCCGCGCTTGCATTTCATTCGCGGAAGCGTGGCCAATGAAGCACTGCTTGGCGAAGTCCTTCCCGCCGTAGCCGAGGTGTATCATCTGGCGGCGGCGGTTGGAGTCGGATTGATCGCTAGCAATCCGATTCAAACGATCGAAACGAATATCGCGCCGACCGAGCGGCTGCTGGCCGGATTGCGGCGAATGCATGCGAGCGGCAAACCCGTGCGGATGTTTCTCGCCAGCTCGAGCGAAGTGTATGGCAAGAATCCGAAGCCGGCCTGGGATGAGAACGACGATTTGGTATTCGGACCCACGACGAGGGCCCGCTGGTCGTATGGCGTTTCGAAAGCGATCGACGAATTTCTCGTGCTCGCCTGTTGGCGGCAGGATCGGCTGCCCGTGGTGGTTGGCCGACTGTTCAATGTCGTCGGTCCGCGGCAATCGGGGCGGTGGGGAATGGTGTTGCCGCGGCTGGTGTCGGCCGCCCTGGCCGGGCGATCACCGATCGTTCACGACGACGGGCGGCAGCAGCGCTGTTTTGCCCACGTGGCGGATGTCGTGCGGGCAATCCTTGCCCTCGTCGCATCGCCGGCGGCGACCGGCAGTGTGTTCAATATCGGAGGCGATCAGCCGGTTAGCATTCGCGAGCTAGCGGAACGGGTGATCGCGGCGGTCGATCCGAAGCTGGAAATTGAATATCAAAGCTATGCGGCTGCATATTCGGAGGATTTCGAGGACGTGCGTCGCCGCGTGCCCGACCTGAGCCGATTGCGGCGAACGATCGACTTCGAGCTTCGCCACGATCTCGCCGACATCATCCGCGAAGTGGTGGCGTGGCAGCGCGAGCGGATGGGCTGATCGGGTGTGGCTCTGTGCGGGCCGCGTCGACCGCGGCAAGCGGGTTCGCTCTACCGCGCGTCGGCCTTGCTGACATCGAGGCAAACCAAGTGTCCGGCCGTGTTGCGGCAATAAATTCGGCCATCGGCGAGGGCCGGCATTGTCCAGCATTTGCCGTCGAGCACCTGGGCACTAGCCAGAAGTCGATATGCTTTCGGATCGGCCGCGACGACGCCGAGCCGCCCCGCATCGCTGAGCACGATCAGCCGTGCGCCAGCCTGCTTGTCGCCGGCCAGCAATAGCGAGCCGAGCCCCCAGCCGCGTTCTTTCCAAAGCACCTTGCCTGCGTCGAAATCGAAGGCTATCAGCTTGCATTGCGAGGGGGCGCTATTCGCGCCGTCGATGCCGTAAAGCACGTCGTGCCACAGCACGCTGGTGCAGAGCTGATTCGACATCGCCTTGTTTCGATAGCGCGCGACGAGCTTGCCATCTTTGAAATCGAACAGCGCGCAACCGGCGCGGAAGCCGGAAATGAAGATCGACGTCTGGCCGTCTTTTTGCCGGACGATAGGCGAAACGGCGGTGGTGACATATTCGGTCTCCCACTTCACATGATCGACTTCCGAGCCGTCGCCGGCGCGCACCACCAGCAGCGCATCGTTGTTGAGCACGGCGACATACGATTGCCCACCGACGCTGAAAATCGTCGGCGTTCCGTAGCCGGGCCGATACTTGCCCGTTTTCCAGACCACCGCGCCGGTGAGTTTATCAAGTGCGACGGTGCGGCCGGCGTCGACGATCAGAAGATTGCCCAGCACGCGTGGTGAGCCGGAAAATCCCCATTCGGGCATCGGCACATCCAAGAGCGATTGCAATTCCTGCTCCCAGACTGCTCTTCCCTGGCGCGCGGTGTCGAAGCAGAAGAGTTGGCCTTCCTTGCTGATGGTGTAAACGCGATCGCCGTCGACCGTCGGCGTCGCGCCGGGGCCGCCTTCGTTCAAATCGGCCACTTGCTTGCACCGGTAATCGCATCGCCAAATGTGCCGCCCCGTGGCGGCGTCGAAACACCACACGGTGTCGAGCGTCAACTGCCCGGCCTTTTCCTTCTCGGGCGAGTTCGGCTCATGGCCGAGCGTGTAGAGCCTGCCGGCGACGATGGCACAAGAGCTGAAGCCGGTGCCGACCTCGGCCGACCAAAGTTGTTTGGGACCCGTGGCAGGCCAATCGCTGGTCCAATCGGTTTCGGACGAAATACCGGTTCCCTCTGGACCGCGCCACATCGGCCAATCGTGATCGGGCTTGGGCGCGATGGCGACCGACGATTCGGCATGCCCGGCCTTGGACGATGCGGCCGGCCGAACGGTTGTCGCGCTTGCCGGATCGGGCGACGCCGGTTCGGCGGCCGCGGAGAAACAGCCGGCGC
This DNA window, taken from Pirellulales bacterium, encodes the following:
- a CDS encoding toxin-antitoxin system YwqK family antitoxin, whose product is MHWILQLLSVALVGLAFGDSKAVEQRDESGTLRMRREVRDDGHGNQIRDGWEIHYYSDGSESSKYHYADDQLDGPWYEWYSGHKLRAQGVYRKGEKNGTELHYLPGGDKLQQIDYKTGHRDGKKIEWGAQGTKTLEADYVADELNGKVRIWNSDGKPLAVTNYLHGQEEGLQRTWHENGRLASEIEYHAGQKNGQVRQWFPNGQPQLQSRYHNGMLEGTVTQWYDDGVKRSEATYLDGEIQGTLTQWYDSPDRPVVSMISNYEHGRINGVQATFYEKSGKKNVEAMARDGLRQGPWAEWYENGQVKSKGTYKDDQLDGPVWFYYDDGKQWALNCYSKGARNGRWAELDPNGKLIRDQYYSQGVLVSDTLKKAAKEKAAEAAKN
- a CDS encoding isoprenylcysteine carboxylmethyltransferase family protein, which translates into the protein MTTINISRNHPLRFRLQPWLCLGLVVASLALTLFSSPLVSMGSWNEFKVDMVGWLIFVLGGAMRWWTALYRMEGNPPQLAVRGPYSICRHPLQLGTLLFCISLACFLGSVTCLVGFAVAATVYFSLAIPAEERKLREKFGMQYERYCQVVPMLWPRFRLFQTPENIHIDVSSLAHELRRMAIWMWLPAIARAAAQCHSEGWWPHVLGVF
- a CDS encoding GDP-mannose 4,6-dehydratase; the encoded protein is MASDGNSVLVTGGAGFIGSHLVEALLARGDRVVVIDDLSTGDWANLSAVADHPRLHFIRGSVANEALLGEVLPAVAEVYHLAAAVGVGLIASNPIQTIETNIAPTERLLAGLRRMHASGKPVRMFLASSSEVYGKNPKPAWDENDDLVFGPTTRARWSYGVSKAIDEFLVLACWRQDRLPVVVGRLFNVVGPRQSGRWGMVLPRLVSAALAGRSPIVHDDGRQQRCFAHVADVVRAILALVASPAATGSVFNIGGDQPVSIRELAERVIAAVDPKLEIEYQSYAAAYSEDFEDVRRRVPDLSRLRRTIDFELRHDLADIIREVVAWQRERMG
- a CDS encoding PQQ-binding-like beta-propeller repeat protein — encoded protein: MPMNRAGCKLTIVAIAAWLCSAGCFSAAAEPASPDPASATTVRPAASSKAGHAESSVAIAPKPDHDWPMWRGPEGTGISSETDWTSDWPATGPKQLWSAEVGTGFSSCAIVAGRLYTLGHEPNSPEKEKAGQLTLDTVWCFDAATGRHIWRCDYRCKQVADLNEGGPGATPTVDGDRVYTISKEGQLFCFDTARQGRAVWEQELQSLLDVPMPEWGFSGSPRVLGNLLIVDAGRTVALDKLTGAVVWKTGKYRPGYGTPTIFSVGGQSYVAVLNNDALLVVRAGDGSEVDHVKWETEYVTTAVSPIVRQKDGQTSIFISGFRAGCALFDFKDGKLVARYRNKAMSNQLCTSVLWHDVLYGIDGANSAPSQCKLIAFDFDAGKVLWKERGWGLGSLLLAGDKQAGARLIVLSDAGRLGVVAADPKAYRLLASAQVLDGKCWTMPALADGRIYCRNTAGHLVCLDVSKADAR